The Pseudomonas moraviensis genome contains the following window.
CGATGCCTATTACAGCTCGGCGATCCGCCAGTTCATGGTTGTCGCGGCAATTTTCGGATGCCTGCTGTTGGCGGCGCTGTACCTGTTCGTCTGCCTGCAAGCCTCGATCCGCCGCAGCGCCAGCGGCATCACCCTGCTCGCCGAAGCTTTGCGCGACGGCAACCTGAGCCTGCAAGTGCCGGTGGTGGGCCGCGATGAGCTGGCGGCGATCAGCACTGCGCTCAACGTCGCCGTGGTGCAACTGCGCAGCAGCATGCTCGGCGTCGACCACGAGACCTCGCAGCTGAGCAACGCGGTGCGTAGCCTCAACCAACACTCCAGCGGCGCCCTAGGTGAAGTCGAGGCGCAGCAGTTGCAGATCAGCCAGATCGCCGCTGCCGCCACGCAATTGGCCGCCACCTCGCAAGGCGTCGCGCAGAGTTGCGAACAGGCCTCAGGCAGCGCCCAGCACACCCGGCGCATCGCCGCCGACAGCAGCCGCGACAGCCAGCGCACCACGGCAAGCATTCAGCAACTCAATCAGCGGCTGAACGACACCGCCGCCGCGCTCGGCCGGGTCAGCGAGCAAGGCCAACAGATTCAACTGGTGGTCGACACCATCCGTGGCGTCGCAGAGCAGACCAACCTGCTCGCACTCAATGCCGCCATCGAAGCCGCCCGCGCCGGGGAACAGGGTCGCGGTTTTGCCGTGGTCGCTGACGAGGTGCGCAGCCTCTCGCAACGCACGCAATCGTCCACCGCGCAAATCGCCGGCACCGTCGACAGCCTGCGCGCCACGGTCAACGAAGCCGTGAGCCTGATGGAGGCCGCCTGCGGCCAGGCCCAGTCGGATGCCGAAGCGGTCACCGGACTCGGCGAACGCCTGGGCGAAATCGCCAGCGCCGTACAAAGCGTCACCGACACCCTGGCGCAGATCGCCACGGCGGTTGAAGAACAGGCCACCACCGCCGATGAAGTCAGCGGCAATATTCAGCAAGTCGATCAGGCAGCGATGCGTTTGCTTGAAGGCGCACGCGCGGTGAACCTCGCGGCGGATACCTTGAGCCAGGGCAGCGATGCCCTGAGCGCCAATACCGCCAGATTCCAGCTACGCTGACGCCCTTCACGCCCCCGATTTTCGGGGCCCGAGGATAAGCGGTTGAAAACAGGAAGAAATATTTTCGATTTACGCTTGACGCTTTGCCAATTCAGGGGAATAATGCGCGCCACTTGGCTACATAGCTCAGTTGGTTAGAGCATAGCATTCATAATGCTGGGGTCCGGGGTTCAAGTCCCTGTGTAGCCACCAAGTACTAAAAACGGCTTACCGAAAGGTAGGCCGTTTTTTTATGCCTTGAGAAAAGTTGCGCTTTGCTTCACTCGTAAACTACCGCTTACCTCAGCGGATCAATGGCGCGCATCCCAACAGAAAAACTCCGCGGGGATCGCTTTCGCGAGCAGGCTCGCTCCCACAAGGGCATCGTTTTCGGCCAATCGATTGGCGCCGCCGCTGAGCGGGGGGGGGCAGTAATCCCCACCCGGTTTGCACACCGCCGGCCTGCTAGATAAAGTCCCCTAGACTTTTACCCCCACGGACGGAGAGCCCGCGTGTTTCCAGCCCAGCCCTTGAGCCGCTTTCGCCTGCCAGCCCTGACACTGCTTGTCAGCGCCCTGACCCTCACCGCATGCAACGCCCCGCCCTCTTCTTCCTTGCCGCTGGCACCGGAAGCCGCTTCCGGTTACCGCACTGATCTGCAAACCCGTCACGCCGATAAACACATGGCCGCTGCTGCCAATCCGCTGGCGGCTGAAGCCGGGCGGGAAATGTTGCGTCAGGGTGGTTCGGCGATTGATGCGGCGATTGCGATGCAGGCGGTGTTGACGCTGGTTGAGCCGCAGTCTTCCGGGATCGGTGGCGGGGCGATGATTGTGTTGTGGGATGGCAAGCAGGTGCGCACCTATGACGGCCGCGAAACCGCGCCGTCCGGGGCCACCGAGGAGCTGTTCCTGAAGACTGATGGTAAACCGATGGCCTTCACGCAAGCGCAGATCGGCGGGCGATCGGTCGGTACGCCGGGGGTGTTGCGCGCGCTGGAGCTGGCGCATCGACAACATGGTCGCCTGCCCTGGGCGAAGTTGTTTGAGCCGGCGATCGAACTGGCCAAGCAAGGCTTTGCGATTTCCCCGCGTCTGCATTCGCTGCTGACCGCCGACCCACTAATACGCCAGTCGCCAGACATGGCCGCGTACTTTCTCAATGACGATGGCAGCGTCAAAGCTGTCGGCACGCGCCTGCAGAACCCGAAGTTGGCCGCCGTGCTCAAACGCATCGCCAGCGAAGGGGCCGACGCGCTGTACAAAGGCCCGATCGCCGAAGAAATTGTCGCCAAGGTTCAACAGCACGCCAACCCAGGCAGCCTGTCGCTCAGCGATTTGCAGCGCTATCAGGCCAAGGAACGCGCGCCGCTGTGTACCGATTACAAACGCTGGCAGGTCTGCGGCATGCCGCCGCCGTCGTCGGGAGGGATCGCCGTGGCGCAGATTCTCGGCACGTTGCAGGCGCTGGAAACTCGCGACCCACGCCTGTCACTTACCCCGCTCAAACCAGTGCAAACCAATAAGCCGGCCGGCATCGAACCGAATCCGCAAGCGGTGCATCTGATTGCCGAGGCCGAACGCCTGGCCTATGCCGACCGCGCGCAATACGTCGCCGACACCGACTTCGTCCCGGTGCCGGTAAAAGGGTTGCTCGATCCGGCCTATCTGGCCAGCCGCGCCAGTCTGATCGGCGAACGCAGCATGGGCAGCGCCAGACCGGGTACACCGCCGGGCGTGCAGGTGGCCTACGCACCGGATCGCTCGCCGCTGCGCATCTCGACCTCGCAAGTGGTGGCGGTGGATGACCTCGGCGGCGCCGTGTCGATGACCACCACCATCGAAGCCGCGTTCGGCTCGCACCTGATGGTTCAGGGTTTTCTGCTGAACAACCAGATGACCGACTTCTCGTTCATCCCCGAAGAGAACGGGCAGAAAGTCGCCAACCGCGTCGAACCGGGGAAACGCCCACGCTCGTCGATGGCGCCGACGCTGATCTTTGATCGCAACACTGGCGAATTTGTCGCCACGGTCGGCTCGCCCGGCGGTTCGCAAATCATCGAATACGTCGCCAAAACCACTATCGGCCTGCTCGACTGGAATCTCGACGCGCAAAGTGCGATCAACCTGCCCAACTTCGGCAGCCGCAACGGCCCGACCGAACTGGAACAGGGACAGTTCAGCCCGGCGCTGATTCAGGCGTTGAAAGACAAAGGCCACACGGTCAGTGAAATCGACATGACCAGCGGCACCCAAGCGATCGTGCGGG
Protein-coding sequences here:
- a CDS encoding methyl-accepting chemotaxis protein; translation: MQAFLSPGIKLLGRFGFAGKFQLLFLLFILPLAGSLLMIGHDYREKLNLIAGERTGVGQLLALDALDNLLAAQRDRAARWRATETNRQPTPATLAAMAAFDGVQPAVLQATTELSNALNQQGAEGQILARYQALQTALNGLDSKSLSSVGWWPDGYDRFTNALGALQALREQIVMDNRLTLAPWLKTYLLTQISTQHAPDLIERVGRLAAVGQASVVSGQFTLQSRLQLRDLRSRIGDAREQLVKTAGLLEARLPVELQAWADQYHDSLKHLDGGLKVLDDGVFGGSINLKPEDFERSLDALLSDLASLRQQSLVALDQRLDAYYSSAIRQFMVVAAIFGCLLLAALYLFVCLQASIRRSASGITLLAEALRDGNLSLQVPVVGRDELAAISTALNVAVVQLRSSMLGVDHETSQLSNAVRSLNQHSSGALGEVEAQQLQISQIAAAATQLAATSQGVAQSCEQASGSAQHTRRIAADSSRDSQRTTASIQQLNQRLNDTAAALGRVSEQGQQIQLVVDTIRGVAEQTNLLALNAAIEAARAGEQGRGFAVVADEVRSLSQRTQSSTAQIAGTVDSLRATVNEAVSLMEAACGQAQSDAEAVTGLGERLGEIASAVQSVTDTLAQIATAVEEQATTADEVSGNIQQVDQAAMRLLEGARAVNLAADTLSQGSDALSANTARFQLR
- the ggt gene encoding gamma-glutamyltransferase translates to MFPAQPLSRFRLPALTLLVSALTLTACNAPPSSSLPLAPEAASGYRTDLQTRHADKHMAAAANPLAAEAGREMLRQGGSAIDAAIAMQAVLTLVEPQSSGIGGGAMIVLWDGKQVRTYDGRETAPSGATEELFLKTDGKPMAFTQAQIGGRSVGTPGVLRALELAHRQHGRLPWAKLFEPAIELAKQGFAISPRLHSLLTADPLIRQSPDMAAYFLNDDGSVKAVGTRLQNPKLAAVLKRIASEGADALYKGPIAEEIVAKVQQHANPGSLSLSDLQRYQAKERAPLCTDYKRWQVCGMPPPSSGGIAVAQILGTLQALETRDPRLSLTPLKPVQTNKPAGIEPNPQAVHLIAEAERLAYADRAQYVADTDFVPVPVKGLLDPAYLASRASLIGERSMGSARPGTPPGVQVAYAPDRSPLRISTSQVVAVDDLGGAVSMTTTIEAAFGSHLMVQGFLLNNQMTDFSFIPEENGQKVANRVEPGKRPRSSMAPTLIFDRNTGEFVATVGSPGGSQIIEYVAKTTIGLLDWNLDAQSAINLPNFGSRNGPTELEQGQFSPALIQALKDKGHTVSEIDMTSGTQAIVRVKDAQGKATLTGGADPRREGEALGD